The following coding sequences lie in one Bremerella alba genomic window:
- a CDS encoding DUF1559 domain-containing protein, producing MSYIRNKKHGFTLVELLVVIAIIGVLIALLLPAVQQAREAARRMQCSNNMKQVGLALHTYHDTFQKFPRGTYACCYGTWQVAILPQIEQGNLWENYNMAERYSHASNQDVTTLRIDTLTCPSDTPNAPYVSGGIEYTAHNYAANYGNVGHYRSAPGQMPPDLNGIEFMGAPFSFEKAFGFRDITDGTTNTLLVSEVLQGVDGDLRGFTWWGAASGFSGYLPPNARDPDVMESSSVCKNTPERGLPCTSATTSNPYRHASRSRHPGGVQSLLCDGSVRFVPETVDLATWRGLSTAQGGEVLKEF from the coding sequence ATGTCCTACATTAGAAACAAAAAACACGGCTTCACCCTGGTGGAATTGTTGGTGGTGATTGCCATCATTGGGGTTCTGATCGCTCTGTTGTTGCCGGCCGTGCAACAAGCCCGCGAAGCCGCTCGCCGGATGCAGTGTTCCAATAATATGAAGCAAGTTGGGTTGGCACTGCATACCTACCACGATACGTTTCAGAAGTTTCCACGGGGAACCTACGCGTGCTGCTACGGAACGTGGCAGGTCGCAATCTTGCCTCAAATCGAGCAAGGCAATCTGTGGGAAAACTACAACATGGCAGAACGCTATTCGCATGCATCGAATCAGGATGTGACGACGCTTCGTATCGACACGCTGACATGTCCCAGCGATACCCCAAATGCTCCGTACGTCAGCGGTGGCATCGAGTACACAGCCCACAATTACGCGGCCAACTATGGCAACGTGGGGCACTATCGATCCGCACCTGGCCAAATGCCGCCGGACCTGAATGGCATCGAATTTATGGGGGCTCCATTTTCGTTCGAGAAGGCGTTTGGTTTTCGTGACATCACCGATGGCACCACCAATACGCTGCTCGTTTCCGAGGTGCTGCAGGGTGTCGACGGTGACCTGCGTGGGTTCACGTGGTGGGGTGCCGCGTCCGGCTTTAGCGGATATCTTCCGCCCAACGCACGCGATCCAGACGTGATGGAAAGCTCGAGCGTGTGCAAGAATACGCCAGAACGAGGCCTTCCGTGTACTAGTGCGACGACTTCAAACCCATATCGACACGCTTCGAGAAGCCGCCACCCCGGCGGCGTCCAGTCGCTCCTCTGCGACGGCTCGGTCCGATTCGTTCCTGAAACAGTCGACTTGGCGACCTGGCGCGGGCTTTCAACGGCTCAGGGCGGTGAAGTGCTCAAGGAATTCTAG
- the moaC gene encoding cyclic pyranopterin monophosphate synthase MoaC: MADFTHLDQSGAARMVDVGQKQTTLREAVAEACVKMEAATADAIRDSRNKKGEVLQVARLAGIMAAKRTDELIPLCHGLPLESVEVAFEFADATHLMVTATARVTAKTGVEMEAMTAASVAALTIYDMCKAIDRAMEIEHVRLMKKSGGKSGTFQRASEPKAQ, translated from the coding sequence ATGGCGGATTTCACGCACCTAGATCAGTCTGGGGCGGCTAGAATGGTCGACGTAGGGCAAAAACAAACCACCCTTCGTGAGGCAGTAGCCGAGGCTTGTGTAAAAATGGAAGCCGCAACCGCAGATGCAATCCGCGATAGCCGAAATAAGAAGGGGGAAGTGCTGCAAGTGGCGCGTCTGGCCGGCATTATGGCCGCCAAGCGAACCGACGAGCTGATTCCCCTGTGCCACGGCCTGCCGCTGGAAAGTGTGGAAGTGGCATTTGAGTTTGCCGATGCGACCCACTTGATGGTGACTGCCACCGCGCGGGTCACGGCGAAAACAGGCGTCGAGATGGAAGCGATGACGGCCGCTTCGGTCGCCGCATTAACCATTTACGACATGTGCAAAGCCATTGATCGAGCAATGGAAATCGAGCATGTCCGCCTGATGAAGAAGTCGGGTGGCAAGTCGGGAACCTTCCAACGAGCTTCCGAGCCTAAAGCCCAATAG
- a CDS encoding helix-turn-helix domain-containing protein — translation MKVFTTGQVAKICKVAPRTVSKWFDSGRLKGYRIPGSQDRRIPREYLIKFLKEHGMPLGDLEDEAMAKVLIVAQDQVLVENLRRELPLEKAFKVCVAASGFEAGIQAEGFHPDCIIVDFSIGRIEALQICQNLRRNPDFAETILIALLPDDGSSMSFDRSTINETFKKPFDAALLAERLRTLIGAKKELV, via the coding sequence ATGAAGGTCTTCACAACAGGACAGGTCGCTAAGATCTGCAAAGTGGCCCCCCGCACTGTGAGCAAGTGGTTTGATTCGGGCCGCCTCAAAGGGTATCGCATTCCTGGTTCCCAGGACCGGCGAATCCCGCGGGAATATTTGATCAAGTTCCTGAAGGAACACGGGATGCCCCTTGGCGACTTGGAAGATGAAGCCATGGCCAAGGTGCTGATCGTTGCTCAGGACCAGGTGTTGGTGGAAAATCTGCGTCGCGAACTTCCGCTCGAAAAAGCATTCAAGGTCTGCGTGGCCGCGAGTGGTTTTGAGGCGGGAATTCAAGCGGAGGGTTTTCACCCGGACTGCATTATCGTGGATTTCTCGATCGGTCGTATCGAGGCATTGCAGATTTGCCAGAATCTGCGTCGGAATCCGGACTTCGCGGAAACGATTCTGATCGCCTTGCTGCCCGATGATGGAAGCTCTATGAGCTTCGATCGATCCACGATCAATGAGACGTTCAAGAAGCCGTTTGATGCGGCTTTGCTGGCCGAACGTCTACGAACTTTGATCGGTGCTAAGAAGGAATTGGTGTAA
- the smc gene encoding chromosome segregation protein SMC: MLKALELHGFKSFADKTRLEFPEGITVVVGPNGSGKSNIVDAIKWVLGEQSAKSLRGKEMADVIFKGSSAHGRKPMNAAEATIVFDNAEGTLPIDAPEVHVTRRVFRSGEGEYLINRHPCRLRDVKDLCRGTGIGTDAYSIIEQGKVDTLLQASPRDRRAVFEEAAGISRFKAKKLETQRRLDRVDLNLVRLSDIVEEVGSRYRSIKAQAGKAQKYREYTERLQLLRTVVGMEDWNSLSVRVEKYSSELEALRLDQANAQQVISTAEAGLEGAEAKLFELQSILTQKEEQHAKLAQRLATLHSSSGMQYRLLNDLEQESTSLSVSLVRNFGSLRTLTADLAASQQLLSKAKTQRDVVSADLESVEAATQEVQAEIEAKREQGETNRQQHLELLRNVSTLDNALGAVKARIESDQNQLEAIEKNIERDETRLGEHRSELEQLTQDEGGLIEHLSTAKAEVTDAKGSLGKQEQEAADIQADLDALSRRRAVAAERASVLDELERTSEGVNSGVKEILSRARVERLPLFQSVIGLVADVVRVDVEYARLIEIALGDSAQLVILENGELLQQVLEREVIFPGRVGLLDMQSLPDPQHDEPSGLRHEPGVMGNALDFAEVEDEFQPVASFLLGGIWFVDNARSALELKKRYSQPLRFVTRDGEMLEADGRVYAGPTTNVGGIISRRSELRALRNEVEKLQQALEKKQASLEEIQSAVAQQKQALEDLVGQQQEASSVLTEHRLVKQRLESRIADADSELSKRIEQRETISARIENDQKQLNDQEQELASTRETITQLEHDSEELTQALGELEASLSDSRSQITGLKVELARSEQQVEAHQASSERLQANLDERKTAVEEIQTAIGLNRKKLEGQQLEILRATSEYASAMLQLTESQELLTTERAARKDLEKEKSGHTAKLVEARQKQRTADDQLHRKELSFTDLRHERSTLERRLRDDYQIEISEVDLDTEEIELPGDRAAIDEEIADLRRKISNIGSVNMEALKELDEFQARFEQLDGQLKDLTEAKESLEKIISKINIDSRRLFEETLETVRSNFQVMFRRVFGGGSADIIIEEGVDILEAGIDVIATPPGKSSLNISLLSGGERALTAVTLLLAIFQFRPSPFCILDEVDGPLDEANIGRFVDVLNGFLDWTRFVIVSHSKATMAAATTLHGVTMQESGISKRVSVRFDDVNETGDGDISVA; encoded by the coding sequence ATGCTGAAGGCCTTAGAGCTTCACGGCTTTAAGAGTTTTGCCGACAAGACTCGCCTGGAATTCCCTGAGGGAATAACGGTCGTTGTCGGCCCTAACGGTTCCGGCAAATCGAATATCGTCGACGCGATCAAGTGGGTCTTAGGGGAGCAGAGCGCCAAAAGCCTGCGTGGCAAGGAGATGGCCGACGTCATCTTCAAAGGCTCCAGCGCCCATGGCCGCAAGCCGATGAACGCCGCCGAGGCGACCATCGTGTTCGATAACGCCGAAGGCACTCTGCCCATCGACGCCCCGGAAGTGCACGTCACCCGACGCGTCTTTCGCAGCGGCGAAGGCGAATATCTCATCAACCGGCATCCCTGTCGCCTGCGTGATGTGAAAGACCTCTGCCGCGGCACCGGCATCGGAACCGACGCGTACAGTATTATCGAGCAGGGCAAAGTCGATACGCTGCTTCAGGCATCGCCCCGCGATCGCCGCGCTGTGTTTGAAGAGGCCGCCGGGATTAGCCGCTTTAAGGCTAAGAAACTGGAAACGCAGCGACGTCTCGACCGTGTCGATCTGAACCTGGTGCGGCTGTCCGACATTGTCGAAGAAGTTGGCTCGCGCTATCGCAGCATCAAAGCCCAGGCTGGCAAAGCCCAGAAGTACCGCGAATATACCGAGCGTCTTCAATTGCTACGAACCGTCGTGGGGATGGAAGACTGGAACAGCCTATCGGTCCGTGTCGAGAAGTATTCCAGCGAACTGGAAGCACTCCGCTTAGATCAGGCCAACGCTCAGCAGGTGATCAGCACGGCGGAGGCCGGCCTGGAAGGTGCGGAAGCAAAGCTGTTCGAGCTGCAATCGATCCTCACGCAAAAAGAAGAGCAGCACGCGAAGCTGGCCCAGCGTCTGGCGACCTTGCATTCTTCATCCGGCATGCAGTACCGCTTGCTGAATGACCTGGAGCAGGAGTCGACCTCCCTTTCGGTGAGTCTGGTCCGCAATTTCGGTTCGCTGCGAACGCTCACCGCCGACCTGGCCGCATCGCAGCAACTGCTCTCGAAGGCGAAAACGCAGCGTGATGTGGTCTCGGCTGACCTGGAAAGCGTCGAAGCTGCCACCCAGGAAGTGCAAGCTGAAATCGAAGCCAAACGCGAGCAAGGCGAAACCAACCGTCAGCAACATCTAGAACTGCTGCGGAACGTCTCGACGCTTGACAATGCCTTGGGCGCCGTGAAGGCCCGTATCGAGAGCGACCAGAACCAACTGGAAGCGATCGAGAAGAACATCGAACGCGACGAGACCCGCCTGGGTGAGCACCGGAGCGAGCTCGAGCAGTTGACCCAAGACGAAGGGGGCCTGATCGAGCACCTTTCGACTGCCAAGGCGGAAGTGACCGACGCGAAAGGATCGCTCGGGAAGCAAGAGCAGGAAGCGGCTGACATTCAGGCTGACTTAGACGCATTGTCTCGCCGCCGGGCAGTTGCCGCGGAACGGGCCTCTGTGCTCGATGAACTGGAGCGTACCAGCGAAGGGGTCAACTCCGGCGTCAAGGAAATCCTGTCCCGGGCACGTGTCGAGCGACTTCCTTTGTTTCAATCGGTGATTGGCCTGGTCGCCGACGTGGTGCGGGTTGATGTCGAATATGCTCGGCTGATCGAAATTGCCCTCGGGGATTCGGCTCAACTGGTGATCTTGGAAAATGGCGAGCTGCTGCAGCAAGTGCTGGAGCGAGAAGTGATCTTCCCAGGCCGCGTCGGTTTGCTCGACATGCAGTCGCTGCCCGATCCCCAACACGACGAACCCTCGGGACTGCGGCACGAACCAGGCGTGATGGGGAATGCCCTCGACTTTGCCGAAGTGGAAGACGAATTCCAGCCGGTGGCGTCCTTCCTGCTAGGTGGCATTTGGTTTGTCGACAATGCTCGCAGCGCGTTGGAACTCAAAAAACGTTACTCGCAGCCGCTACGCTTCGTCACACGCGACGGTGAAATGCTCGAGGCCGACGGTCGTGTGTATGCCGGACCGACGACCAACGTGGGTGGAATCATCTCGCGGCGTAGTGAATTGCGGGCTCTTCGCAATGAAGTCGAGAAGCTCCAGCAAGCGTTAGAGAAGAAGCAAGCGAGTCTCGAAGAAATTCAGTCCGCCGTCGCCCAGCAAAAACAGGCCTTGGAAGATCTGGTCGGACAGCAGCAAGAGGCCTCGTCGGTACTCACCGAACATCGTCTGGTGAAGCAGCGGCTTGAGTCGCGAATCGCCGATGCGGACTCCGAGCTGTCCAAGCGAATCGAGCAGCGGGAAACGATTTCGGCTCGTATCGAGAACGATCAGAAGCAACTGAACGATCAAGAGCAAGAGCTTGCTTCGACACGGGAAACAATCACCCAGTTAGAACACGACAGCGAAGAGCTGACCCAGGCCCTCGGGGAACTAGAAGCGAGCCTGAGCGATAGCCGCAGTCAGATTACCGGCCTGAAGGTGGAATTGGCCCGGTCCGAGCAGCAGGTCGAAGCCCATCAGGCCAGCAGCGAGCGGCTGCAAGCCAACCTCGATGAACGGAAGACTGCGGTCGAAGAGATTCAAACGGCCATCGGCCTGAATCGTAAGAAGCTTGAAGGTCAGCAGCTGGAAATCCTCCGGGCCACCAGCGAGTACGCTTCGGCGATGCTGCAGCTGACCGAGTCGCAAGAGCTGCTGACAACCGAGCGTGCGGCTCGTAAGGACCTGGAAAAAGAGAAGTCCGGACATACGGCCAAGCTGGTCGAAGCCCGGCAAAAGCAGCGTACTGCCGACGATCAGCTACACCGCAAGGAGCTGTCCTTTACCGATCTGCGGCACGAACGGAGCACGCTCGAGCGGCGTTTGCGAGACGACTACCAAATCGAGATATCCGAGGTCGATCTCGATACTGAAGAAATCGAACTGCCTGGTGATCGGGCTGCAATCGACGAAGAGATTGCCGACCTGCGCCGCAAGATTAGCAACATCGGTTCGGTCAACATGGAGGCCTTGAAAGAGCTGGACGAATTCCAGGCCCGCTTCGAACAGCTCGATGGCCAACTGAAAGACCTGACCGAGGCGAAGGAGTCGCTCGAGAAGATCATCAGCAAGATCAACATCGACAGCCGCCGCCTATTCGAGGAGACGCTGGAAACGGTTCGTAGCAACTTCCAGGTGATGTTCCGCCGCGTGTTCGGTGGCGGTTCGGCCGATATTATCATCGAAGAAGGAGTCGACATCCTGGAAGCCGGCATCGATGTCATCGCCACCCCCCCCGGCAAAAGCTCGCTCAACATCTCGCTGCTTTCCGGTGGCGAACGTGCTTTGACGGCTGTTACCTTGCTGCTGGCCATCTTCCAGTTCCGCCCTAGCCCGTTCTGTATTCTGGACGAAGTGGACGGCCCTTTAGACGAAGCCAACATTGGCCGCTTCGTCGACGTGCTGAACGGATTCTTAGATTGGACCCGCTTCGTCATCGTGAGCCACTCGAAAGCCACCATGGCCGCCGCCACGACCCTGCACGGCGTGACCATGCAAGAGTCCGGCATCTCGAAACGCGTGAGCGTGCGTTTCGACGATGTGAACGAAACGGGTGACGGCGATATCTCGGTGGCTTAA
- a CDS encoding DUF1559 domain-containing protein produces the protein MLSPSSRKTGFTLVELLVVIAIIGVLVALLLPAVQQAREAARRMSCSNNMKQLGLATHVYHDSFGQFPIGCLYFDKASPWTNNLTTWMARILPQIEQTALHEQINYVSDNYTTNNTAAEVELAAYRCPSNAEDPRSTASVTTAPTDYAACVGKSWNLGGNDTNSTGWTAVIIHGKSKGIFAANGTVRFADVTDGLSNTMAISEITHGDFYASSSTRPTCISDLGTQSTEPNGDSWLIGRYQDWCFNTQYTPNPPSPDCQHNGVWFNVAARSFHPGGVQVTMGDGSVRFIPETIALATWQNLSNRDDGNVLGQY, from the coding sequence ATGCTATCCCCCTCATCACGCAAGACAGGCTTTACGCTTGTCGAACTGTTAGTGGTTATTGCTATTATTGGCGTACTAGTCGCCTTGCTGTTGCCGGCCGTGCAACAAGCCCGCGAGGCCGCCCGGCGGATGTCTTGCAGCAACAACATGAAGCAGTTGGGCCTAGCCACGCATGTCTATCACGATTCGTTCGGTCAATTCCCGATTGGTTGCCTGTACTTCGATAAGGCAAGCCCCTGGACCAACAACCTGACAACCTGGATGGCTCGCATTCTGCCTCAGATCGAACAAACGGCTCTGCACGAGCAGATCAACTACGTGAGCGATAATTACACAACCAACAACACCGCCGCCGAAGTCGAGCTTGCGGCCTATCGATGCCCCAGCAATGCGGAAGACCCACGTTCGACCGCCTCGGTAACGACGGCGCCCACCGACTACGCCGCATGTGTCGGTAAATCATGGAACCTGGGTGGTAACGATACCAACAGCACCGGTTGGACCGCCGTGATTATCCACGGTAAAAGCAAGGGAATCTTCGCGGCCAACGGAACGGTCCGTTTCGCAGATGTTACCGACGGCCTCTCGAACACGATGGCCATTTCCGAGATCACCCACGGCGACTTTTATGCCAGCAGCAGCACCCGACCGACGTGCATTTCAGACCTTGGAACACAAAGCACCGAACCCAATGGCGACTCGTGGCTGATTGGACGTTATCAAGACTGGTGTTTCAACACGCAGTACACGCCCAACCCGCCGAGCCCTGATTGCCAACACAACGGGGTTTGGTTCAACGTCGCGGCTCGCAGCTTTCATCCCGGCGGCGTCCAAGTAACCATGGGTGACGGATCGGTCCGTTTCATCCCCGAAACGATCGCCCTCGCCACATGGCAAAACCTGAGCAATCGTGACGATGGCAACGTGCTCGGCCAGTACTAA